AGATTTACTacaactggtgcactcagaatctggtgcagctgtgcattgtacccAATCAGCTTTTAGTTTttatagttaaccacttaaggaccgcctcctgcagatatacgtcggcagaatggcacggctgggcacaagcacgtacctgtacgtcctctttaagtgcccagccgtgggtcgcgcgcccgcgacccggtccgaagctccgtgaccgcggacccgatcgccgccggagtcccgcgattggtccccggagctgaagaacggggagagctgtgtgtaaacacagcttccctgttcttcacagtggcagcttcattgatcgtgtgttcccttatatagggaaacacgatcaatgatgtcacacgtccagctccgcccccctacagttagaaaaacatatgaggtcacacataacccctacagcgccccctagtggtttcaGCATGGCCATGAGCTGAAACGCACTAGCAAATCCACCTCAGATCAGCTCAAAAAGAAGACATGGAGGGTTATGGAGTGCATTGGGCAGAGCTCTGATTTGAATCCCATTGAAGTGTTGTGGGGGGCTTGAAATGGGAAGTTCATTCGAGGAAACCCACAAACCTTTTGTACCTGCAGATTTTGCATGGAGGACCAGTCAGAGACTGGTAGAGAGTTATACGAAATCTCTACAAATAACTTCTGCCTTAGTCGGCAGTACCAGGCGCAGAGAGCTGTAAACCATGAAAAATGTGTGTATCTTTTCCCCCAGGAGTGACCACTTTTTGCACAGCCATCTGTACAGATCAACGACAGGCTGAGGTGTATACTGATAATTGCAGAGCCAAATGTTTGCTTGTGTACAGGGATGTGTGCCCCTGGAAGCAGATAGATTGCATCCAAGGACGCTTGTCTGTCCCTGTTTGATAAAGATCTAATGCTTGCCTGttcaacagtggcggctggtgctccaaattttttttctgggggggcgcaaacaaactggaaaaaaaaaaaacatcaagtgcagccgctgtgcccatcaagtgcagccgctgtgcccatcaagtgcagccgctgtgccatcaaatgcagcgaatatgctcatcaattactgccagtgtgcccatcaagtgcagccgctGTTCCCATCAAGTGCAGcgaatgtgcccatcaattgctgccagtgtgcccatcatttgcagctactgtgccctatcaaatgctgccattgtgcatTGCCCGCGAGTTGCCTGTCTTGCAGCGGGTCACGGTGGCGTCCTCCACATCCATGCTCCTCGATGTCTCCGGTCctctctatcaggcgtccaatcacagagcctgttgtttcagccaatcaggtgacaggtaaccagacccaagcacctgattggttgagaggcgggtcagtgttgggaaagcgatttatttgcttctctaacacaacactgagtaaaAAGCGAACacacagcattgcgcccgctgtttaccattttaaaagccaattggAGCCTACGGCTCTCATTAGGATGCCTTATAGAGCCTaaggcttccaaaaaaaaaaaaaaaacgctgctgtaattcaggctccCGGCGCCGAACAAGGGGcccgacacctgaatagggggcggcagcggcaaccatagatggatagattcatgcaatgcatgaatctatggtgatagaggggtgaccggagaggggggcggcgcccctgcgccctttatggacgcaccgtcaCTGCTGTTCAATTATGTTGAAAAGTTAACAATTTCTATGGAgtttacttaattttttacatGACTGTAAGTGAAAGCAATGCTGTGCTCCTTGGAGTCATATATCCTATAGTGTATATAATTGGTACCAATGTctttgggccctttcacacaggcggtgtGCATTCTGATCAGTAGGGGATCCGCTCACAAATCCCTTGCTGATCAGAGCAGATTGGGGCGAATGACAGGTTTGTATCCGCTCAgtttatgcagagcggacatggacagaCCTACTCTGCTCTATGGGCATCTGGAAGTAAATGGACTCCGCTGTCCGTTTATACCTGGCTGACTCAGATCTGGTCCCCCCAAATGGAAGAGGATGCAGTCCTTCTTAATTTGTTTTTTCTAGCGTGCCTGATTGGACCCAgataggcaggtgtaaacggacacaagtccgtCGGTCTGTAGGGATGCTTGGACCTTCTGGTCGGGTCcgtctaaaaaactgacaggcagacctgatcagatcGCCCCGGTAAAAGAGCCTTTACTTGGAGTCCTGTAtcttatactgtatattagtGGTAatgtgcagtggcgtcactagggttggtgtcacccggtgcggtaaaacatggtgtcacccccccccctctgtgtaggctgcccagcaccaagcaggcagcgcacgggcatggggcgcaccccaaaccagcccctgtaaatgatagtatagggcagtatagtggcaggttagggtagtatagagtggtatagtggcaggttagggtagtatagagtggtataggaTAGGTtcaggtggtatagggcatgttggggtgatatagggtggtatagggcaagttagggttgcatagggcaggttggggtggtatagggcaagttagggtggtacagggcaggttggggtggtatagtgcaagttagggtggcatagggcaagttaagatggcatgggaaaggttggggtggtacagggcaagttagggtggcattgggcaggttggggtggtatagggcaagttatggtggcatagggcagattggggtggtacaggtcaagttggggtggcatgggaaagtttggggtggtacagggcagactgtggtggcacagggcaggctgtggtggcacagggcaggctgtggtggcacagggctgtttggggggtacagggcaggctggggtggtacagggcaggctggggtggcacagggcaggctggggtggcacagagcaggctggggtgttacagggcaggctgggcatgtcagctaaaaaaaaaaacgggatggtgttacccctctagcgggtgtcacccggtgtggaccggacccccctagcaacgcctctggtaaTGTGTTCCTTGCTACAAATTATGTTCTGATTCTCTTCATTTTCTTGTTTCAGGGCCCCCCGAAACCACTGCGGCAGGGAGGATGGGCAGACGACTCCTCGGGGACCTCCAAGTGAGTGTTTTCTTCTAACATTGGGGATAATGGTGAGCTGTTGATGGAGTACTGGAAGAGTTACAACCTGGGACACCCTCGGCAATCGGGGAAAGTTTTATGGGAAAACTTGGGGATCCTTGGGGCTCCAGCATGGCATCTGGACCCCACATAGGTCACATTCCTTTACATGATATCAGTACTAGGAGAACTTTTCAGAATGACATACAGAAAGATTGCTCGCATTACATTTACTGGATAAAAAGATGTTTCTTTCTTGCAGGCTGGGAAAGCGTGGTGCGGAGGACGTGGAAGAGTAAGTGACGCCATGTAAAGTGTAAAGTGATGTACTTTGTGAAAACATGGCAACATCTTAGAGGGCAGAGAATGACCTGCTCGCTTCACTGTAAGATGCCGCCATGTTTTGCCTCTTACAACCATTCACACGAGGAAAACCTATTACTGAATATAATATTTTCCTCCAGCAGTCCATCTCTTCTCTACTATCGTGTAATGTGATTTGTATTGTTAGGTGTGTCCAGTAACACAATCCTAGAATTGGCCCCCAGTATAGTGTACAGGACAAGGACCACCTCCCATCCTTCTCGTCTCATTATAGTATGCTATGTACATTATGTTATATATTATTAGATATCTGTGTACATTATATTAtacattatggggtagattcataaagacttacgacgggcgtagcagtagatacgccgtcgtaagtccgaatccccgccgtcgtatattgtgagatacgcttaaatattgctaagatacgaccggcgtaagtctcctatgccattgtatcttaactgcatatttacgctggccgctaggggcgtgtacgctgatttacgcctagaatatgtaaatcagctagatacgcctattcacgaacgtacgcccggccgtcgcagtaaagatacgtcgtttacgtaaggggttttcaggcgtaaagataaaccaccaaaaacatggcgcagccaatgttaagtatggacgtcggaaccgtgtcaaatttttcaaattttacgttgtttgcgtaactcgtccgtgaatggggctggccataatttacgtgaagcaagatggcggcgacggcatcgaatgtgacgagcgcatgcttgtcgtagtcgatgacgtcaccatgttcgcgccattcaaaagaacgttgGTTCTTTTAAATCGTACATGTATTTTCCTGACGAGGatccgggccgtgtgtacagggcttaaagcgggggttcaccctattaataaaaaaaaatatgttttttttcctctagcataaaatgaggcatagtagcgcgagctacagtatgcctgtctttatttttttagcctcgtactcactgtgcaatcgtagagacaagattccgactcccctcggggaatgggcgttcctatggagagggaaggtaattgacggccggctctggcacgtcacgcttctccggaaatagccgaaataggacttggcgcttcacggcgcctgcgcatagtctgtgcgcaggcgccgtatagcgccgtgaagagccgagatctgttccggctgtcttcggggagcgtgacgtgccagagccggccgtcaatcaccttccctctccataggaacgcccattccccgcggggagtcggaatcttgtatCTACGATTGCACAGCGAGtacagggctaaaaaaataaagacaggcatactgtagctcgcgctactatgcctcattttatgctaaaatgttgtcatggagggtgaaccaccactttaaggcTTGAAAAATTAAACCAATTCATTATAgtgatagcagcaacattaggagtggccaaatcaacagtttggtacattctgaggaaagaagaatgtactggtgagctcagcaacataaaaagaccTGGACATCCACAAAAggcaacagtggtggatgatcgcaggatcctctctttggtaaagaaaaacccattcgcaacatccagacaagtgaaggacactctccaggagatgGGCGTATCACTTTCAAAGTCTAcattcaagagaagacttcatgagcgcaaatacagagggttcaccacaaggtgcaaaccattctttggactgatgaaaaaaataataataatctgtaccagaatgacgggaagaaaaaagtgtggagaaggcttggaacagctcacgatccaaagcacacaacgtcatctgtaaaacatggaggaacttgcagtgtgatggcatggacATACATGACTTCCaatggcactgggtcattggtgtttattgatgatgtgacagaagcagccggctgaattctgcagtgtttagagatatactgtcagcccagattcagccaaatgcagcagtTGATTTGGTCGCGTTTAACtgcacagatggacaatgatccaaaacgcactacaaaagcaacccaggagcttttgaaggaaaagaagtggaatattctgcaatggccgggtcagtcacctgatttcaacccaattgagcattttACTTGCTAAAGGCAAAAATAAAGGCAGAAAGAGacacaaacaaagaacaactgaagatGGCTGCCGGTAGAACCTAGCAACGCAtgagaaaggaggaaacccagtctttagtaatgtccatgggttccagacttcagacagtcattgccagtaaaggattctcaacaaaatattaaaaattaacgttttatttatgattatattcatttgtccaattacatttgagcccctgaaaatggagggactgtgtataaaaatgattgcatttcctaaaatttgcatttaatatttatgttcaaccccttgaatcaaagctgaaagtctgcacttcaaattcattgTGATTATTTCGTTTACATTTTATTCTGGTGGattacagagccaaaagtatgaaaattgtgcccgtgtccaaatatatatggacctaagtTTACATTCTGTGtacattataatatatttttacaaCTTTGTACATTATAGTATGCCGTGTATATTTTATTATACTTTCTGTGTAAAAATGTAGTACGCTGTGTACATTCTCTCTTCTGCAGCAGCCGATTGAGACGGCAAAGTCTGGATGAGTCGGATGAGGGTGAAGGTGAGTGAGATGCATGGAGTCCAAAGGTGGTTGTGTGGAGTCGCATGAGCCCAGAACCAGGATAACCAAGAGAAGACAGGGATACGGGTCCATGACAGGGATAACAGAGAGAAGACAGGGATATGGGTCCATGACAGGGATAACAGAGAGAAGACAGGGATATGGGTCCATGACAGGGATAACAGAGAGAAGACAGGGATATGGGTCCATGACAGAGATAACAGAGACAGAACAGGTTCAGGACAGGGATAACAAAGCGAGCACAGGGATACGGGTACAGGACAGGGATAACAGAGAACACAGGGATACTGGTACAGGACAGGGATAACAGAGAAAACAGGGATACTGGTACAGGACAAGGATAACAGAGAACACAGGGATACGGGTACAGGACAGGGATAACAGAGAACACAGGGATATGGGTACAGGACAGGGATAACAGAGAACACAGGGATACTGGTACAGGACAGGGATAACAGAGAACACAGGGATACTGGTACAGGACAGGGATAACAGAGAACACAGGGATATGGGTACAGGACAGGGATAACAAAGCGAACACAGGGATAGGGGTACAGGACAGGGATAACAGAGAACACAGGGATAACAAAGCGAACACAGGGATACGGGTAGAGGACAGGGATACGGGTACAGGACAGGGATAACAAAGCGAACACGGGGATACGGGTACATGACAGGGATAACAAAGCGAACACGGGGATACGGGTACAGGATGGGGATAACGCAGAGATACGGGTACAGGACAGGGATAACAAAGCGAACACAGGGATACGGGTACAGGACAGGGATAACACAGAGATACGGGTACAGGACAGGGATAACAAAGCGAACACGGGGATATGGGTACAGGACGGGGATAACACAGGGATACGGGTACAGGACAGGGATAACAAAGCAAACACAGGGATAGGGGTGCAGGACATGGATAACAGAGAACACAGGGATAACAGAGAACACAGGGATACGGGTACAGGACAGCGATAACAGAGAACACAGGGATACTGGTACAGGACAGGGATAACAGAGAAAACGGGGATACGGGTACAGGACAGGGATAACAGAGAAAACGGGGATACGGGTACAGGACAGGGATAACAGAGAACACGGGGATACGGGTACAGGACAGGGATAACAGAGAACACAGGGATAACAGAGAACACAGGGATACGGGTACAGGACAGGGATAACAGAGAACACAGGGATAACAGAGAACACAGGGATAGGGGTGCAGGACATGGATAACAGAGAGAGCACATTTTGTGATATTCTGACATTTTTGGAATTGTCTCGGTAGATATTCCGGTGATTCCAGATCTGGAGGAGGTTCAGGAGGAGGATTTAGCCCAGCAAGTTGCTGCACCCCCCAGGTAAGAATTGTTCTGTATCttgctatgggggttatttacaaaaagcaaatccactttgcactacaagtgcacttgaaattgcactgaaagtgcagtcactgtagattcgattgggacatgcaaggaaaataaaaaacagcagtttagcttgcacatgattggatttacagcgactgcacttccaagtgcacttttcatTTATAGTTtgcgcttgtagtgcaaaatggatttgccttttgtaaataataaCCCCCCTATGTCTCTGTATGCTGTGTCCTCTCCATCCCTTGCTTTGTCCTCTCCACCCCTTGCTGTGTCCTCTCCATCCCTTGCTGTGTCCTCTCCATCCCTTGCTTTGTCCTCTCCATTCCTTGCTGTGTCCTCTCCATCCCTTGCTGTGTCCTCTCTACCTTTCCACACTCTCACTGTGTACTTCCTTGCTTCTTCTATAACATTACAGCGTGTGCCtgaattttctttccttttagtGTTCAAGTAAATCGAGTGATGACCTATAGAGACCTGGACAATGATCTTATGAGACACGCCGCTTTCCAGACCCTGGTGAGCTCCCTACGTCCCCCATACTGCCACTAGACACCCCGTCTGCCTCGCATACAGCCACTAGACACCCCGTCTGCCCCGCATACTGCCACCAGACACCCCGTCTGCCCCACATACTGCCACTAGACACCCCGTCTGCCCCGCATACTGCCACTAGACACCCCGTCTGCCCCGCATACTGCCACTAGACACCCCGTCTGCCCCGCATACTGCCACTAGACACTCTGCTGTACATACTGCCACCAGACACCCCGCCTGCCCCACATACTGCAACTTGACACCTCGTCTGCCCTGCATACTGCCACTAGACACCCGTCTGCCCCGCATACTGCCACTAGACACCCCGTCTGCCCCGCATACTGCCACTAGACACCTCGTCTGCCACACATACTGCCACTAGACACCTTATATGCCCCGCATATTGCCACTAGACACTCTGCTGTACATACTGCCACCAGACACCCCGTCTGCCCCGCATACTGCCACTAGTCACTCTGCTGTACATACTGCCATCAGACACCCTGTCTGCACCACATACTGCCACTGGACACCCCCTGTCCCCCGCATACTGCCACTGGACACCCCCTGTCCCCCGCATACTGCCACTGGACACCCCCTGTCCCCCGCATACTGCCACTGGACACCCCCTGTCCCCCGCATACTGCCACTAGAAACCCCGCCATGGATGCCTTAATTGCCCCAATTCAATGTAACTACAATAGGATTTACCTTAAAAGATGTAACTCCTTTTTCCTTGGACCTCCACCTCACTCCCATTGATCTGCTGTCCTGTCACAGAAGAAGATCTTCTCCCAGTAAGGGGTGAACATATGACCAGATCTGAGTATTCCCCATTCATCCTTACACTGAATTTTTGCCAAAGGTTATCCACCATCCTTCTTTACAGTGACTTGCCCCAGAAAATGCAATACACCCTCAGCCCAGAGTACCTGTGGTGTCTGCTGTAGTATGGAGGTTGGTGTAGTTCTGGTGTGGTGGTAGGGGTGGTGTCACCGGGGTGGGTGGTTCTTGTGTTTTCATGGGTATGACACGGAATGACTATTGGGTGTAAACAGAAAATCTGCAATTATCTATATTAATGGACAGTTTGTCTATAGACGTTTCTTTTCACTCAACACTATCATATTCTTTTATCAGGATGGAGACATCGATCTAAAACTCCTCACCAAAGTCTTGTCACCAGAAGGGGAAGTGAGAGAGGTGAGATCACAGACTGCAATGATGGGAACCAGATTAGACAATGGCCTGTTCTAGTTATGGTCCTGGGTAACTGTGATTGGTATTGGGGGGGTTTGCCATGTCTGGGATGGGAAATAACATGTCGGGGGGAGGTAACATGTCTGGAAGAAGGGATATGACATGTTCGGGGGTCCAGCTAGGGGTGATGGTATTTTGTGGGTGCGATGTGGTAATGTGGTTTTCCTCCACAGGACGACGTGCACTGGGACTGGGATTTGCTTTACACTGAAgtttgctcggagctccagacgGAGTGGGATGTGGGGAAGACGGAGGATGATGGCTTAGTCTGTTGACTGTAAAGAaaagtttatttttctttgtacatatgcaataaactttattttatatatttgtagaAGGAATTGGCTATGTCTTGTAGTATTTGTCCGCAGCTCTTCTGTGCCCTGACCTTAGCACCCTCCTGCTGGGTAAGGGCAGAAGGTGCCATGTCATAGCAGTGCCATGGAAAAGAGGCATCTGCCAGGGACACACGGCACAGTTAGGTGGGTGTCAGTTGGTCACAGGCCAGAAATTCGGGACAGATGGTGTGCAGGTCATGCTGGCTGCCCTGACAGGCCACGTACTGATGCCAGGCTGGACCCTCAGTCCATGTACAGGGAGTGGTGTATGAGCTGTATTAGTAAATCTGAGTGACCATTGTGCACCTTGCTGAGCTGCCAGTGTACTGCTGCCATTGTCTGAGCCTGCAGAGCTTCTAaaagactcgggggggggggggggggtcacctatCATTTTACAAGGAAGGGGGGTCCTCCTATTGTATTCAGACTCTGGCTGTGTCCCTGTCAGGtattacactcccccccccccccatattcaccccatgacaccccccccccccccctctgatatGAGCCAGTAAAGGGAGATTTTCCGATGAGATTACATCCTCCTGATCGTATCTGTAATGTAGTGGCTCTGCTGCTCTTATTAGCTGATGATAATTAGCATGTGATGACAACGTCAAGTGCAGCTAATGATGCTGAGGAATGTAAGCGGCGTGTTCCTCCGAGACcttactgtgcactctgcaaacaTGGGACCCGCACTGTGTACTCTGCAAACATGGGACCCGCACGGTGTACTCTGCAAACATGGGACCCGCACTGTGTACTCTGCAAACATGGGACCCGCACGGTGCACTCTGCAAACATGGGACCCGCACTGTGTACTCTGCAAACATGGGACCCGCACGGTGCACTCTGCAAACATGGGACTCGCACGGTGTACTCTGCAAACATGGGACCCGCACGGTGCACTCTGCAAACATGGGACCCGCACTGTGTACTCTGCAAACATGGGACCCGCACGGTGCACTCTGCAAACATGGGACCCGCACTGTGTACTCTGCAAACATGGGACCCGCACGGTGTACTCTGCAAACATGGGACCCGCACGGTATACTC
This window of the Rana temporaria chromosome 13, aRanTem1.1, whole genome shotgun sequence genome carries:
- the IFT43 gene encoding intraflagellar transport protein 43 homolog isoform X1; amino-acid sequence: MEDVLELGESRRAGGARMGRRARAAQDNQQDDGDSSRSSASREGPPKPLRQGGWADDSSGTSKLGKRGAEDVEDSRLRRQSLDESDEGEDIPVIPDLEEVQEEDLAQQVAAPPSVQVNRVMTYRDLDNDLMRHAAFQTLDGDIDLKLLTKVLSPEGEVREDDVHWDWDLLYTEVCSELQTEWDVGKTEDDGLVC
- the IFT43 gene encoding intraflagellar transport protein 43 homolog isoform X2, yielding MGRRARAAQDNQQDDGDSSRSSASREGPPKPLRQGGWADDSSGTSKLGKRGAEDVEDSRLRRQSLDESDEGEDIPVIPDLEEVQEEDLAQQVAAPPSVQVNRVMTYRDLDNDLMRHAAFQTLDGDIDLKLLTKVLSPEGEVREDDVHWDWDLLYTEVCSELQTEWDVGKTEDDGLVC